From Xylocopilactobacillus apis, a single genomic window includes:
- a CDS encoding WxL protein host-binding domain-containing protein, with product MKKIPKFIYVCGLLFFSLIISNTLIVKAADDNNLQAVMPEISVITDEEGFTKSNNNGFYDINFKPGENIVLGARIQNTVNKKIDVEITPGTVITNQGHIVYGDQSNQMIDKSNKYPFSKMVKKQTVSIEPKGSLEVKIPVNVPKEKFNGTILGNIAFTVLGQDEQTKSRKSLATITNVVRQALVVRLRQGFQPDPDFEIGNPSTGGSLKGPTFTIPIRNVAATYFKENAGTRVHYVVTKENDKNVTYTSTDKNISMAPNSFYNGVISTKGRAIEPGQYNMKISIKYKGKTTRFSKNFVVTKARTKNINKGSTLKSKESKSGFNFLIVAIIFVIILIMLFALYAGMHRAQTKSKTNDQGDRRVRSRSKK from the coding sequence TTGAAAAAGATACCCAAGTTTATTTATGTTTGTGGATTGTTATTTTTTTCTTTAATAATATCAAATACATTAATTGTAAAAGCTGCGGATGATAACAATTTACAAGCTGTGATGCCAGAAATTTCCGTAATTACTGACGAAGAAGGATTCACTAAGAGCAATAATAATGGTTTTTATGATATTAACTTTAAACCTGGTGAAAATATTGTTTTAGGCGCACGAATTCAAAATACAGTAAATAAAAAAATCGATGTTGAAATTACACCTGGAACCGTGATTACTAATCAAGGGCATATAGTTTATGGGGATCAGTCAAATCAAATGATTGATAAAAGTAATAAATATCCTTTTTCAAAAATGGTAAAGAAGCAAACTGTTTCAATTGAACCAAAAGGATCTTTAGAAGTTAAAATTCCTGTCAATGTTCCAAAAGAAAAATTTAATGGGACAATTTTAGGAAATATAGCATTTACAGTGTTAGGACAAGATGAACAGACAAAAAGCCGTAAAAGTTTAGCAACAATTACTAATGTTGTACGTCAAGCTTTAGTTGTACGTCTTCGTCAGGGATTTCAGCCAGATCCTGATTTTGAAATTGGAAATCCTTCAACTGGCGGAAGTCTAAAAGGCCCTACTTTTACGATTCCCATTCGAAACGTAGCAGCAACTTATTTTAAGGAAAATGCCGGTACAAGAGTTCATTATGTTGTGACAAAAGAAAATGATAAAAATGTTACATACACAAGTACTGATAAAAATATTTCAATGGCTCCAAACTCTTTTTACAATGGAGTTATATCCACTAAAGGAAGAGCAATCGAGCCTGGTCAGTATAATATGAAAATCTCAATTAAATATAAAGGGAAAACTACGAGATTTTCAAAGAATTTTGTTGTAACCAAAGCACGAACAAAAAATATTAATAAAGGTTCTACACTTAAATCTAAAGAATCAAAGTCAGGGTTTAATTTTTTAATCGTAGCAATAATATTTGTTATTATTTTAATCATGCTATTTGCTCTTTACGCTGGAATGCATCGAGCACAGACAAAATCTAAAACAAATGATCAGGGTGACCGAAGAGTAAGAAGTCGAAGTAAAAAGTGA
- a CDS encoding WxL protein peptidoglycan domain-containing protein, giving the protein MVTKKRKDVWLLILIILSFFLINDRVSAETGIFSVKPIFPDNQISQQNAYYLLVKPGDKQNISFYVTNLRNYTQTFEIMPGMYVNNSQGDMALTTDKKDLDPSLPVNMMDMGVKPTYLTVPANQTVKVSQVYKIPSEKFKGLIYGGIRVISGLQNSSEMKNSKKSRALINTYAQMDTGVIMTMDKNYPKGKLIVKNVTPSAAVPRPVFNIKIQNPEGTIIDSLNLKAKIKKEGFNVPNTKVSKVELSNDYYGYTVAPYSKLNLVMNIGKTRLQPGKYTLKLTGKSHGHKFNQKYNFMVSQNIANKINKDNSQISADYTWLYFIIIIGIILILIAFVIFMYFFGMKKVLHLPETNNKVQSPRSRSTNEVKNTTEVKRNRYGTSNVPKRKR; this is encoded by the coding sequence ATGGTAACAAAAAAAAGAAAAGATGTTTGGCTTTTAATTTTAATAATATTATCTTTTTTCTTGATAAATGACCGTGTTTCAGCTGAAACAGGGATATTTAGTGTTAAACCAATTTTTCCGGATAATCAAATTAGTCAGCAAAATGCGTATTATTTATTAGTAAAACCAGGAGATAAACAGAATATTTCTTTTTACGTTACGAATTTGAGGAATTACACTCAGACTTTTGAAATAATGCCTGGAATGTATGTTAATAATTCTCAAGGAGATATGGCACTTACAACAGACAAAAAAGATTTGGATCCTAGTTTGCCGGTAAATATGATGGATATGGGTGTAAAGCCCACATATCTTACAGTTCCAGCAAATCAAACAGTTAAAGTTAGTCAGGTGTACAAAATCCCTTCTGAGAAATTCAAGGGCTTAATTTATGGTGGAATTCGGGTCATTTCAGGACTTCAAAATTCTTCAGAAATGAAAAATAGTAAAAAGTCTCGGGCTTTGATTAATACATATGCTCAAATGGATACAGGAGTTATTATGACGATGGATAAAAATTACCCTAAAGGGAAGCTGATCGTTAAAAATGTAACCCCAAGTGCTGCTGTACCTAGACCCGTTTTTAATATTAAAATTCAAAATCCAGAAGGGACAATTATTGATAGTCTTAATTTAAAGGCTAAAATAAAAAAAGAGGGTTTTAACGTTCCTAATACTAAAGTGTCAAAGGTGGAATTATCTAATGATTATTACGGCTATACAGTTGCTCCTTATTCGAAGTTAAACCTAGTAATGAATATTGGCAAGACTCGGCTGCAGCCGGGTAAATATACACTCAAACTAACTGGTAAATCTCATGGCCATAAGTTTAATCAAAAATATAATTTTATGGTATCTCAAAATATTGCAAATAAAATAAATAAAGATAATTCTCAAATTAGTGCAGATTATACATGGCTTTACTTCATCATAATTATCGGAATTATTTTAATTCTAATCGCATTTGTAATCTTTATGTATTTCTTCGGAATGAAAAAAGTTTTGCACCTGCCAGAAACTAATAATAAAGTGCAAAGTCCAAGGTCAAGATCGACCAATGAAGTTAAAAATACAACAGAAGTTAAGCGAAATCGTTACGGGACTTCTAATGTTCCAAAACGAAAACGATAA
- a CDS encoding ATP-binding cassette domain-containing protein — protein MKSLFWDLIITKQKKKLIILIILSLLNTISKISLSYTMGWFINYAIGKQITLVTLCGLGSLTSLVMIYILTVSSKQIELDLVKISTIELKQTAYNNLLSDQESQFIKLSKDAQLNVLENTIPTIGQDYLLSLLSNFTYLIQIFLCSIALIFVNVKIFLICFLVSSIPMFINPKIRKKFGMYKKDLNLKSEEQLTMVNGFLNGLDTIRTFSAGKAFKNKLAALENSFEEQKKSSGVWDTRIVELSTLIGMSSQIICMLVAALFILYGKITVGDLTITTQLLNYIFPAINAFNSYHLKASATEPLRKELKNIFKTNDSTKRKTLKFVNGDLQINEIDFAYTKDKLIFKDFSTAFPQNKFTLVVGKSGAGKTTLMKILTGALTPAKGNIKIGNVDITKIDPHEFKKNMIYVDQNPTLFNGTVADNITLFNTNSIKKITDELNELGLTKLLDRHVTYNGNEISGGEKVRISLARALTIKPAIIILDEPDSGQDPQTAEKIKQVVMNLKDQTVIVISHSWQPNQFKNIGNIQTI, from the coding sequence ATGAAGTCATTATTTTGGGATTTAATTATAACTAAACAGAAGAAGAAGCTAATAATTTTGATCATTCTTTCTTTATTAAATACCATCAGCAAAATAAGTCTATCGTATACAATGGGCTGGTTTATTAATTACGCAATTGGAAAACAAATAACTCTGGTTACCTTATGCGGACTTGGATCGCTGACTTCTCTGGTAATGATTTATATTTTAACTGTCTCTAGTAAACAAATCGAACTAGACTTAGTAAAAATCTCAACCATTGAGTTAAAACAAACGGCTTATAATAATCTTTTAAGTGATCAAGAAAGCCAATTTATTAAATTATCTAAAGATGCTCAACTAAATGTTCTCGAAAATACTATTCCAACTATTGGTCAAGATTATTTACTAAGTTTGCTATCTAATTTTACTTATCTAATCCAGATCTTTCTTTGTTCAATTGCTTTAATATTTGTTAACGTGAAAATATTTTTGATTTGTTTTTTAGTCTCTTCAATTCCCATGTTTATAAATCCTAAAATTAGAAAAAAATTCGGAATGTATAAAAAAGATTTAAACCTAAAATCTGAAGAACAACTAACGATGGTTAATGGTTTTTTAAATGGTCTTGATACGATCCGAACTTTTTCGGCTGGGAAGGCATTTAAAAACAAGTTAGCTGCTTTGGAAAATTCCTTTGAAGAACAGAAGAAAAGTTCGGGAGTCTGGGATACTAGAATCGTCGAACTTTCAACTTTAATCGGAATGAGTTCACAAATTATTTGTATGTTAGTTGCTGCCCTTTTTATTCTATATGGAAAAATTACAGTTGGAGATTTAACAATTACCACTCAGTTGTTAAATTACATCTTTCCAGCAATTAATGCCTTTAACTCATATCATTTAAAAGCATCTGCAACAGAACCTTTGAGAAAAGAGCTTAAAAATATTTTTAAAACAAATGATTCAACAAAGAGAAAAACTCTTAAATTCGTAAATGGTGATCTTCAAATTAATGAAATTGACTTTGCTTATACAAAAGATAAACTCATTTTTAAGGACTTTTCGACAGCTTTTCCACAAAATAAATTTACTCTCGTTGTCGGTAAAAGCGGTGCTGGAAAAACAACTCTAATGAAAATCTTAACAGGAGCACTTACTCCTGCAAAAGGAAACATCAAAATCGGAAATGTCGATATTACAAAAATAGATCCACATGAATTTAAAAAAAATATGATTTATGTTGATCAAAATCCTACATTATTTAATGGAACCGTAGCGGACAATATCACTCTTTTTAACACAAATTCAATCAAAAAAATTACAGATGAGTTAAACGAGTTGGGACTTACAAAATTACTTGATCGTCATGTAACCTATAACGGAAACGAGATCTCTGGCGGTGAAAAAGTTAGAATCTCGCTTGCTCGTGCTCTTACAATCAAACCAGCAATTATTATTCTTGATGAACCAGATAGCGGACAAGACCCCCAAACAGCAGAAAAAATTAAGCAAGTGGTTATGAATCTTAAAGATCAAACTGTCATTGTGATCTCACATAGTTGGCAACCAAATCAATTTAAAAATATTGGTAACATTCAAACCATTTAA
- a CDS encoding NADPH-dependent FMN reductase, whose amino-acid sequence MTKVGLIIGSLRKGSYTRAIATQAAELLPKDFEVTDLAIGDLPLYNQDFDDEGNVPEQWSRFRQELSDVDAIIFATPEYNRGLPAALKNAIDVGSRPYGKNLWDQKPAVIISDTPGAMGGFGANHQIRQSLVFLNMPTVQQPEAYIGNVTSFLDDNLKITNDGTIKYLQSIMDAFVDLIGRYQK is encoded by the coding sequence ATGACAAAAGTTGGTTTAATTATTGGTAGTTTAAGAAAAGGTTCATATACTCGGGCCATTGCAACTCAAGCCGCAGAATTATTACCAAAAGATTTTGAGGTAACGGACTTAGCGATTGGAGATCTTCCTCTTTATAATCAAGACTTTGATGATGAGGGAAATGTCCCTGAACAGTGGTCAAGATTTCGCCAAGAATTAAGTGATGTTGATGCAATTATTTTTGCAACCCCTGAGTATAATCGAGGACTTCCCGCAGCATTAAAGAATGCAATTGATGTTGGATCTCGTCCTTACGGCAAGAATTTGTGGGATCAAAAACCAGCAGTGATTATCTCAGATACCCCCGGAGCAATGGGCGGATTTGGGGCAAATCACCAAATTAGACAATCACTTGTATTTCTAAATATGCCAACCGTTCAGCAGCCTGAAGCTTACATTGGAAACGTTACAAGCTTTTTAGATGACAATCTCAAAATTACTAATGATGGGACGATCAAATATCTTCAATCAATTATGGACGCTTTCGTTGATTTAATTGGACGTTATCAAAAGTAA
- a CDS encoding carboxylate--amine ligase: MNKYRFIVLGSDQNAYGQVRAIHQITNEKVDVVAQSQLSATKYSKIINLKIFPDLLDDQQFVKHMIDLYHEFDGKNVMLFPFPCGDTYVGLLARNSDILKNYFTFPFNSYQLTDKLTDKESFIQIADEFGLDHPKSLIVTPDNYHKIEYDQLGSQFPVALKAVDSVKWLDVKFPGRKKAFILDSKSEVDAVLEASFNAGYNGNFILQEYIPGGASTDRVLNCYVDQYHHVKMMSLGHPLLEDPMASAIGNYLVILPEYDHELYQKVKSFLEAINYTGFANFDVKLDPRDQQYKFFEINLRFGRSSFYVNLNGASFAQLLIDDYFSDTLKDQSTLYCNDDKSKHVLWTAVPDDVFKNYIKHDPFFLEATELINRGSFGDTLTYDQDLSFKRKLMIWHFKSYYRKGFKQYYKNKKEGSE; this comes from the coding sequence GTGAATAAATATCGTTTTATCGTGTTAGGCAGTGATCAAAATGCCTATGGACAAGTGCGGGCAATTCATCAAATTACAAACGAAAAAGTAGATGTTGTTGCTCAAAGTCAGCTTTCTGCTACAAAATATTCCAAAATTATTAATTTAAAAATTTTTCCTGATTTGCTTGATGACCAACAATTTGTGAAGCACATGATTGATCTTTACCATGAATTTGATGGAAAGAATGTCATGCTCTTCCCTTTTCCATGTGGCGACACATATGTTGGACTATTAGCTAGAAATAGTGATATTCTCAAGAACTACTTTACTTTTCCTTTTAACAGTTATCAATTAACTGACAAACTAACCGACAAAGAAAGTTTTATTCAAATTGCTGATGAATTTGGTTTAGATCACCCTAAGTCACTAATCGTTACTCCAGATAATTATCACAAAATTGAATACGATCAGCTGGGGAGCCAATTTCCAGTTGCTTTAAAAGCAGTTGATAGTGTCAAATGGCTAGATGTTAAGTTCCCTGGTCGAAAAAAGGCTTTTATTTTAGATTCTAAGTCTGAGGTTGACGCAGTTCTAGAAGCTTCATTTAACGCTGGATATAACGGAAATTTTATTTTACAAGAATACATTCCTGGAGGAGCAAGTACCGATCGCGTATTGAATTGTTACGTTGACCAATACCACCATGTTAAAATGATGAGCCTTGGTCACCCACTGCTCGAAGACCCAATGGCGAGCGCAATTGGTAATTATCTCGTGATTTTACCCGAATATGACCATGAACTCTACCAAAAGGTTAAATCATTCCTTGAAGCAATTAATTACACAGGATTCGCTAATTTTGACGTAAAATTGGATCCAAGAGATCAGCAGTACAAATTTTTTGAGATTAATCTTCGTTTCGGAAGATCGTCATTTTATGTCAATTTAAACGGCGCATCTTTTGCGCAGCTTTTAATTGATGATTATTTTTCAGATACTTTAAAAGACCAATCTACTCTTTACTGTAATGACGACAAATCAAAACACGTTCTGTGGACTGCCGTACCTGATGATGTGTTTAAAAACTATATCAAGCACGATCCTTTCTTTCTGGAAGCGACTGAATTAATTAACCGCGGCTCCTTTGGCGATACTTTAACTTACGATCAAGATCTTAGTTTCAAACGTAAATTAATGATTTGGCATTTTAAATCCTATTATCGTAAAGGTTTTAAACAGTATTATAAAAATAAAAAAGAGGGCAGCGAATAA
- the asnB gene encoding asparagine synthase (glutamine-hydrolyzing), translating into MCGIIAFCDRALENKEEVLTNMMNAIKHRGPNSSGQYINDDVALGFRRLSIIDLRGGSQPIFNEDGEKAIIFNGEIYNFKPLRKDLITAGHTFTTKTDTEVLLHGFEEWGMEGLLKKIRGMFAFIIWDNKEKKLYGARDFFGIKPMYYYQDGDRFLVGSEIKSFLYHPYFKKELNKKALKPYLTFQYSALEETFFKNVFSIPGGHYFTFQNGKLDVKQYWDMKFEDAGESFDQTVKDIENIMNDSVEAHKISDVPVGSLLSSGIDSSYITSLSQPEHTFSVGFDDKKYNEAIQAKELAQLLGLNNESEVVTSEEAFNNFPLIQYYMDEPDANPSCVPLYFLTKLASKYVTVILSGEGADELFAGYVDYGYHSHSRVIKTIGSHLRKLKPKTRYRLANRLKNMPNFHGRLHLYESTARAEDFFIGEAKIFGEKEADSYLKEPYKISESVKEIVSKSYDKVTNYTDEVKKMQYLDIHLFMAKDILLKADKMSMANSMELRVPFLDKEVAKVASKVPTRYLLTPKNSKYALRVAAEKHLPEEWVQREKLGFPVPVKAWLENDDFYTQIRNLFEQDFVKEFFDVPMILDLIDRVHNGDAEDRRKVWTIYTFLVWYKVYFIDEKIPTYVTSK; encoded by the coding sequence ATGTGTGGAATTATTGCATTTTGTGATCGGGCTTTAGAAAACAAGGAAGAAGTCTTGACCAACATGATGAATGCGATTAAACATCGTGGACCAAACAGCTCTGGACAATATATTAATGATGATGTAGCTCTGGGCTTTAGACGTCTTTCAATTATTGATTTACGCGGCGGAAGTCAGCCTATTTTTAACGAAGACGGAGAAAAAGCAATAATTTTTAACGGAGAAATTTATAATTTTAAACCACTCCGAAAGGATTTAATTACTGCTGGTCATACTTTTACTACAAAAACTGACACTGAAGTGCTCCTTCACGGATTTGAAGAATGGGGCATGGAAGGACTGCTCAAAAAAATTCGCGGCATGTTTGCTTTTATAATTTGGGACAATAAAGAAAAGAAACTATATGGTGCTCGTGATTTCTTTGGGATTAAACCAATGTATTATTATCAGGACGGTGATCGCTTTTTAGTTGGTTCTGAAATTAAATCTTTCCTTTATCATCCTTATTTTAAAAAAGAACTTAATAAAAAAGCCTTAAAGCCATACTTAACTTTTCAATATTCTGCTCTTGAAGAGACTTTCTTTAAAAATGTTTTCAGTATTCCTGGCGGACATTATTTTACCTTCCAGAATGGAAAACTAGATGTTAAACAATACTGGGACATGAAATTTGAAGATGCAGGAGAGAGTTTTGATCAGACGGTCAAAGATATTGAAAACATCATGAATGATAGCGTCGAAGCACATAAAATCAGTGATGTGCCTGTTGGTTCGCTTCTTTCTTCTGGCATTGATTCCAGTTATATTACCAGTCTCTCACAACCTGAGCATACATTTTCAGTTGGTTTTGATGACAAAAAGTATAATGAAGCAATTCAAGCAAAAGAACTTGCTCAACTTTTGGGACTTAACAACGAATCAGAAGTTGTTACCAGTGAAGAAGCATTCAATAATTTTCCGCTCATTCAGTACTATATGGATGAGCCAGATGCTAACCCTAGCTGTGTCCCTCTTTACTTTTTGACTAAACTCGCCAGCAAATATGTAACTGTCATTTTATCCGGCGAAGGAGCTGATGAATTATTTGCTGGCTATGTGGACTATGGATATCACTCTCATTCGCGAGTAATTAAAACAATCGGGTCTCATTTGCGTAAGTTGAAACCTAAAACTCGTTACCGTTTAGCTAACAGATTAAAAAATATGCCTAATTTTCACGGACGGCTCCATCTTTATGAAAGTACTGCTAGAGCCGAAGATTTCTTTATTGGAGAAGCTAAAATCTTCGGAGAAAAGGAAGCTGATAGTTATTTAAAAGAACCATATAAAATTTCTGAATCAGTTAAAGAAATTGTTTCTAAATCTTACGATAAAGTTACTAACTACACTGACGAAGTTAAAAAAATGCAGTATCTTGATATTCACTTATTCATGGCTAAAGATATTCTTTTAAAAGCCGATAAAATGTCAATGGCTAACTCAATGGAATTAAGAGTCCCATTTCTCGATAAAGAGGTAGCAAAAGTTGCCAGCAAAGTTCCTACTCGTTACTTATTGACTCCAAAAAACAGTAAGTATGCTCTAAGAGTCGCTGCTGAAAAACATTTACCCGAAGAGTGGGTTCAGCGTGAAAAATTGGGCTTCCCCGTTCCCGTAAAAGCGTGGTTAGAAAATGATGATTTTTATACTCAAATTCGTAATTTATTTGAACAAGATTTTGTCAAAGAATTTTTCGATGTGCCAATGATTTTAGACTTAATTGACCGTGTTCATAATGGAGATGCCGAAGATCGTCGGAAAGTATGGACCATCTATACCTTCTTAGTTTGGTACAAAGTTTATTTCATTGACGAAAAGATTCCAACTTACGTAACTAGTAAATAA
- a CDS encoding ATP-binding cassette domain-containing protein, producing MRIILIDASFSYGQQEIISNFNLQIKENGIYTIVGSTGCGKTTLLKGLSGMIPTSSGVTLIGNFRPNWDVYQNLVSFWNSSKYFYPWMTGFEHLKLLAKSQKTSIQEVFDTSNALKMINYIDRPVKTYPKGIQTRFDLALSSVDDKPLILLDEPFSDIDEDSKIISQNFLKNLAVKKTIIITAKDKKDIMDSAKVISL from the coding sequence ATGCGAATTATCCTAATTGACGCTAGTTTTAGCTACGGACAGCAAGAAATTATTTCTAATTTTAATTTACAGATTAAAGAAAATGGAATTTATACCATTGTCGGGTCTACTGGTTGTGGTAAAACCACCCTACTAAAAGGATTATCTGGAATGATTCCAACCAGTTCCGGCGTAACTTTAATTGGAAATTTTCGGCCAAACTGGGACGTCTACCAAAACTTAGTATCATTTTGGAACAGTTCTAAATATTTCTACCCTTGGATGACCGGCTTTGAACATCTCAAACTTCTTGCTAAAAGCCAAAAAACTTCCATTCAGGAAGTTTTTGATACTTCAAATGCTCTAAAAATGATTAATTATATTGATCGACCGGTTAAAACATATCCGAAAGGAATTCAAACTCGATTTGATTTAGCTCTATCATCTGTTGATGATAAACCGTTAATTTTACTTGATGAACCTTTTAGTGATATTGACGAAGATTCAAAAATTATTTCTCAAAACTTTTTAAAGAATCTTGCCGTCAAGAAAACTATTATTATAACTGCCAAAGATAAAAAAGACATTATGGATTCGGCAAAAGTTATATCTTTATAA
- the tpx gene encoding thiol peroxidase encodes MDIIFHGENVKLIGEPLKVGQKLPDFELTDDQGNTVRTDDLLGKLTLISVVPDLNTRVCSISTSKFNQQADKHPEAKFITISTNPTKVQKNWCALEGVKSVQVLSDEKLSFGKKMNLFIPTNGLDTRAIYIVDKDGTVKYREIIKEISNEPDYEKALAFIKQEAAN; translated from the coding sequence ATGGACATTATATTTCATGGCGAAAACGTAAAGTTAATTGGAGAACCTCTCAAAGTTGGTCAAAAATTACCTGATTTTGAATTAACTGATGACCAGGGAAACACAGTTAGAACTGATGATTTACTTGGTAAGTTAACTTTGATTTCAGTCGTTCCAGATCTTAATACAAGGGTTTGCTCAATCTCAACAAGTAAATTTAATCAGCAGGCTGATAAACATCCTGAAGCTAAATTTATCACGATCTCGACTAATCCTACAAAAGTTCAAAAGAATTGGTGTGCTCTTGAAGGTGTTAAATCGGTCCAGGTACTTTCAGATGAAAAATTATCTTTTGGTAAAAAGATGAATCTTTTTATTCCAACTAATGGATTAGATACTAGGGCAATTTATATTGTTGATAAAGATGGAACCGTAAAATATCGAGAAATTATCAAAGAAATTTCTAATGAACCAGACTATGAAAAAGCTTTGGCCTTTATTAAACAAGAAGCGGCTAATTAG
- a CDS encoding alanine racemase C-terminal domain-containing protein — MDTIKQNVWIEISKNAITNNLQNLRVQKPIVNVQSNALGFGINVFTRGLLAANVYGFAVGNLQEALELRKWGTNKLIIILNYFEQNEEKLIQDNFIIAPINSFYDLEKITTSKPRSPLAVALISNLFTEWKDDNIEKAIQFCQKNSDKVDLWGTVTTSRNSKIGGSYHEIKGDHHGLIIGRDIYGFDQSSDTKPVFTLKTRIIAFDQDQMLAVVPIGYGLGFSSNFSGFSVIVNGKRNAKVQKVSIDTTFILLHELVPVGTIVTIIGNSQNESITLSEAASYINLTPLELSTQLSPLIKRILVDN; from the coding sequence ATGGATACAATAAAACAAAACGTTTGGATTGAAATATCAAAAAATGCAATCACTAATAATTTGCAAAATCTTAGGGTTCAAAAACCAATTGTTAATGTACAGTCTAATGCTCTTGGTTTTGGAATAAACGTGTTTACTAGAGGACTGCTGGCTGCTAACGTTTACGGATTTGCTGTTGGTAATCTTCAAGAAGCTCTAGAACTAAGAAAATGGGGTACTAACAAACTGATTATAATTTTAAATTATTTTGAGCAAAATGAAGAAAAACTGATCCAGGATAATTTTATAATTGCTCCTATCAACTCTTTTTATGATCTTGAAAAAATCACCACATCTAAACCTCGATCCCCTCTAGCCGTTGCTTTAATAAGCAATTTGTTTACCGAATGGAAAGATGATAACATCGAAAAAGCAATCCAGTTTTGCCAGAAAAATTCTGATAAAGTTGATCTTTGGGGAACTGTAACGACCTCACGTAATTCAAAAATTGGGGGAAGCTATCACGAGATCAAAGGTGATCATCATGGATTAATCATCGGAAGAGATATTTATGGATTTGATCAATCATCAGATACAAAACCCGTATTTACACTTAAAACCAGAATTATTGCTTTCGATCAAGATCAAATGTTGGCCGTTGTTCCGATCGGATATGGTCTTGGCTTTTCTTCTAATTTTAGCGGCTTTTCGGTAATAGTTAATGGAAAAAGAAATGCCAAGGTTCAAAAAGTTTCAATTGATACGACTTTTATCCTACTTCATGAATTGGTTCCCGTGGGAACAATTGTAACTATTATCGGAAACAGTCAAAATGAAAGTATTACATTGTCTGAAGCTGCATCTTACATTAATCTAACCCCTTTGGAACTATCTACCCAACTAAGCCCCTTAATTAAACGTATATTGGTTGATAATTAA
- a CDS encoding LacI family DNA-binding transcriptional regulator, whose product MTNIRDIAKLSGYSVSTVSRYLSHHGYVSKEAQEVISSVIRKTDYMPNEIARELSNGKNLTIGVVVPHIRHPYFNYLISGITKSAFNAQYKVLMLPSNYNVTIERRYLELLHQKAFDAIIFTSHKLPLTELQKYQKYGPVICCENPQQVPIAAAYSLRTETFVKAFEQIKKNNFKKIILILSRNIAQSATAQTTIAAYEKVFKKLPVKEQIISNTFSFQHGYEIAKKISLEKKQTEFLFCNNDDVAAGIYQYYNEQKLTLPGIMGQENQPIGKILNISTIDHHLETVGELAGKLAISGKIQQIPVESTLIWR is encoded by the coding sequence ATGACCAACATTAGAGATATTGCTAAACTTTCAGGATATTCAGTATCAACTGTCTCCCGCTATTTAAGTCACCATGGCTATGTTTCAAAAGAAGCACAAGAGGTAATTAGTTCAGTCATTCGTAAAACTGACTATATGCCAAATGAGATTGCCAGAGAATTAAGTAATGGCAAAAATCTGACGATTGGCGTTGTAGTACCTCATATTAGGCATCCCTATTTTAATTATCTTATTTCTGGCATTACAAAATCTGCCTTTAATGCCCAATACAAAGTTTTAATGCTCCCTTCAAACTATAACGTTACAATTGAAAGAAGATATCTAGAACTGCTGCATCAAAAAGCATTTGATGCCATTATTTTCACTTCTCATAAACTTCCTTTAACTGAATTACAAAAATATCAAAAATACGGTCCTGTAATCTGTTGTGAGAATCCTCAACAAGTACCAATTGCTGCTGCTTATTCTTTAAGAACCGAAACTTTCGTTAAGGCCTTCGAACAAATAAAAAAAAATAATTTCAAAAAAATTATTCTGATTTTGAGTCGAAATATTGCACAAAGTGCCACTGCTCAAACAACTATAGCTGCCTACGAGAAAGTTTTTAAAAAATTACCGGTCAAAGAACAAATCATCTCTAACACATTTAGTTTTCAACATGGATATGAAATAGCAAAAAAGATCTCATTAGAAAAAAAACAAACTGAATTTTTATTTTGTAATAACGATGATGTTGCTGCAGGTATTTATCAATATTACAATGAGCAAAAGTTAACGCTGCCCGGTATTATGGGGCAAGAAAATCAGCCAATTGGAAAAATCCTTAATATTTCCACTATCGACCATCATCTTGAGACAGTGGGAGAATTGGCTGGAAAACTAGCAATTTCTGGTAAAATACAACAAATTCCGGTCGAATCTACTTTAATTTGGCGATAA